One Cupriavidus taiwanensis DNA window includes the following coding sequences:
- a CDS encoding type II toxin-antitoxin system HipA family toxin — protein sequence MSYALHPRFLEVRLYDRLCGYLCEAGGNVRFVPADEFRGDPDRPTLSLSITVPTEAGRRATAEVLDNPFHPAVYSTGHELPPYFAGLLPEGELRKRLEATRSHPEDKDDFGILASAGNDLPGAVVVRPADIGALPAYARAYGVTGGADNLEIAVVEGATQGAASVSGVQNKLALSTVQDGKRYTLPSHGKLSDIIAKLPARNDDSQVFNESVSMQLAAAAGVHVAATRVLPISTIAVDGLAEALGEHLHYLAVDRFDRTPAGRVHAEDGCQMLGRMPARKYASIDGYVQLVATLYRLSPGGVEHVRQFFLRQAVNTLIGNSDAHLKNFSVTYPNGLLPVLSPAYDIVCVAALPGFASYGQNVAIDRLQREETLATYEAIAAKAGVPRRIATAAVKEAVALAHARWPRLLDELDAPRAIREVVTERLATLPLARAGRPAR from the coding sequence ATGAGCTACGCCCTGCATCCCCGCTTCCTGGAGGTTCGGCTATATGACCGGCTGTGCGGCTACCTGTGCGAGGCCGGCGGCAATGTCCGCTTCGTGCCCGCCGATGAATTCCGCGGCGACCCCGACCGCCCCACGCTGAGCCTGTCGATCACCGTGCCGACCGAAGCCGGCCGCCGGGCCACCGCCGAGGTGCTGGACAACCCCTTCCATCCCGCGGTCTACAGCACCGGCCATGAACTGCCGCCCTACTTCGCCGGCCTGCTGCCCGAGGGCGAACTGCGCAAGCGGCTGGAGGCCACGCGCAGCCACCCGGAAGACAAGGACGATTTCGGCATCCTGGCCTCGGCCGGCAACGACCTGCCCGGGGCTGTCGTGGTCCGGCCGGCGGATATCGGCGCCTTGCCCGCCTACGCGCGCGCCTATGGCGTGACCGGCGGCGCCGACAACCTGGAAATCGCCGTGGTCGAGGGCGCCACGCAAGGCGCCGCGTCGGTGTCCGGCGTGCAGAACAAGCTGGCCCTGTCGACGGTGCAGGACGGCAAGCGCTACACGCTGCCGAGCCACGGCAAGCTGTCGGACATCATCGCCAAGCTGCCGGCCCGCAACGACGACTCGCAGGTGTTCAACGAATCGGTGTCGATGCAGCTCGCGGCCGCCGCCGGCGTGCATGTCGCCGCCACCCGGGTCTTGCCGATATCGACCATCGCGGTCGACGGGCTGGCCGAGGCCCTGGGCGAGCACCTGCACTACCTTGCGGTCGACCGCTTCGACCGCACCCCGGCCGGGCGCGTGCATGCCGAGGACGGCTGCCAGATGCTGGGCCGGATGCCGGCCCGCAAGTACGCCAGCATCGACGGCTACGTGCAGCTGGTGGCCACGCTGTACCGCCTGAGCCCGGGCGGGGTCGAGCATGTGCGGCAGTTCTTCCTGCGCCAGGCGGTCAATACGCTGATCGGCAACAGCGACGCGCACCTGAAGAATTTCTCGGTGACCTACCCCAATGGCTTGCTGCCGGTGCTGTCGCCGGCGTATGACATCGTCTGCGTGGCGGCGCTGCCCGGCTTCGCCTCGTACGGCCAGAACGTCGCCATCGACCGCCTGCAGCGCGAGGAAACCCTGGCCACGTACGAGGCGATCGCCGCAAAAGCCGGCGTGCCGCGCCGCATCGCCACCGCCGCGGTCAAGGAAGCGGTGGCGCTGGCGCATGCCCGCTGGCCGCGCCTGCTGGACGAGCTCGACGCACCGCGGGCCATTCGCGAGGTCGTCACCGAACGGCTGGCGACGCTGCCGCTGGCGCGCGCGGGGCGCCCGGCCCGGTGA
- a CDS encoding tetratricopeptide repeat protein has protein sequence MRNIQFLMLLMVAGLAACAAQAPADQLSPQSPTVRLCNGNTCTDQDRRVATGQAAPADADHRMQALAAVAERDPNAAYDLGLRLLRGDGVERNSYQALQWLRKAGDNGHMQAQLALGRIYLMGFEEMGSDPAEAEAWLTRAAAKGSKEARDLLPQAQAAKMDEQSLYQVREAYRKSWVAWYSSYPYYWVWGRAGWQPR, from the coding sequence ATGCGAAATATTCAGTTTCTGATGCTTTTGATGGTTGCTGGCCTGGCAGCATGCGCCGCGCAGGCGCCAGCAGACCAGCTGTCCCCCCAGTCGCCAACAGTACGCCTGTGCAACGGCAACACCTGTACCGACCAGGATCGCCGCGTCGCCACAGGGCAGGCTGCCCCCGCGGATGCCGATCACCGTATGCAGGCTCTGGCAGCGGTGGCCGAGCGCGATCCGAACGCGGCCTACGACCTCGGCTTGCGCCTGCTGCGTGGCGATGGCGTGGAGCGCAATAGCTATCAGGCCCTCCAATGGTTGCGCAAGGCCGGCGACAACGGCCATATGCAGGCCCAGCTGGCGCTTGGGCGAATCTACCTGATGGGTTTTGAGGAAATGGGCTCGGACCCTGCTGAAGCCGAGGCGTGGCTGACGCGCGCTGCAGCGAAAGGCAGCAAGGAGGCACGGGATCTGCTGCCGCAAGCGCAAGCAGCCAAGATGGACGAGCAGAGCCTGTACCAGGTGCGCGAAGCCTACCGCAAATCCTGGGTGGCCTGGTACAGCAGCTATCCGTACTACTGGGTATGGGGCCGCGCCGGCTGGCAACCCCGCTAG
- a CDS encoding Y-family DNA polymerase yields the protein MPYWIAVHLPRLPLDALQPNWPEPAPAASPPAATATLHHALPVAVMAREQVVLANGPAMQLGVRYGMRRGGVQALSADIVQLERDPAAEAALMESVALALLHFTPGVTVDEEPESATVMLDVTASLRLFGGHRALCRAVRACVRQLGTVAQVGCGPTAHGAAWLARQPLRRTRRGVVRPARRAVGMARLHRLLDRLPVEALHTLADPAWLDGIGCRTLGEVRRLPRAGLTRRLGPALLARLDQAYGEAPARFSWFVAPPAFVQRMDLPGRIESAEGVLAGAQRLLLALAGWLAVQQAGVTRCVLVLEHERYRRGVDTEGTPVPLGLAQPSRDPAHLSRLLREKLDKLSFHAPVTGLALRVEAMAACVPQSEALFPEPGGTPEDLGRLLDTLMARLGRDNVLQPRPLADHRPERANRWCPVDEPGGNKAASLPGPQPERPLWLLPQPLPLPVQRHRPCHGGPLALLSRPERIEAGWWDGALATRDYFIAERADGLRCWIFRERPGHAAQDDGGEYRWFLHGLFA from the coding sequence ATGCCGTACTGGATCGCGGTGCACCTGCCGCGCCTGCCGCTGGACGCGCTGCAGCCCAACTGGCCTGAGCCGGCGCCCGCCGCGAGCCCGCCTGCCGCCACCGCCACCCTGCACCATGCGCTGCCGGTGGCGGTGATGGCGCGCGAGCAGGTGGTGCTGGCCAACGGCCCGGCGATGCAGCTCGGCGTGCGCTATGGCATGCGCCGCGGCGGCGTGCAGGCACTGTCGGCCGATATCGTGCAGCTCGAGCGCGACCCGGCCGCGGAAGCCGCGCTGATGGAGTCGGTGGCGCTGGCGCTGCTGCATTTCACGCCGGGCGTGACCGTCGACGAGGAACCGGAGTCGGCCACGGTGATGCTCGACGTCACCGCCAGCCTGCGCCTGTTCGGCGGCCATCGCGCGCTGTGCCGCGCGGTGCGTGCCTGCGTGCGCCAGCTGGGCACCGTGGCCCAGGTGGGTTGCGGCCCGACCGCGCACGGCGCCGCGTGGCTGGCGCGCCAGCCGCTGCGGCGCACGCGGCGCGGCGTGGTGCGGCCCGCCCGCCGCGCCGTGGGCATGGCGCGCCTGCACCGGCTGCTGGACCGGTTGCCGGTGGAGGCGCTGCATACGCTGGCTGATCCGGCCTGGCTGGACGGCATTGGCTGCCGCACGCTGGGCGAGGTGCGGCGCCTGCCGCGCGCGGGCCTGACGCGCCGGCTGGGCCCGGCGCTGCTGGCGCGGCTGGACCAGGCCTATGGCGAGGCGCCGGCGCGCTTTTCCTGGTTTGTGGCGCCGCCCGCGTTCGTGCAACGCATGGACCTGCCGGGCCGCATCGAATCCGCCGAAGGCGTGCTGGCCGGCGCGCAGCGGCTGCTGCTGGCGCTGGCGGGCTGGCTGGCGGTGCAGCAGGCCGGCGTGACGCGCTGCGTGCTGGTGCTGGAGCATGAGCGCTACCGGCGCGGCGTGGACACCGAAGGCACCCCGGTGCCACTGGGCCTGGCCCAGCCCAGCCGCGACCCCGCGCACCTGTCGCGGCTGCTGCGCGAAAAGCTCGACAAGCTCAGCTTCCACGCCCCGGTGACCGGCCTGGCGCTGCGCGTCGAGGCCATGGCCGCGTGCGTGCCGCAAAGCGAGGCGCTGTTCCCCGAGCCCGGCGGCACGCCGGAAGACCTGGGCCGCCTGCTCGATACGCTGATGGCGCGGCTGGGCCGCGACAACGTGCTGCAGCCGCGGCCGCTGGCCGACCACCGGCCCGAGCGCGCCAACCGCTGGTGCCCGGTCGACGAGCCCGGCGGCAACAAGGCCGCCAGCCTGCCGGGCCCGCAGCCGGAGCGCCCGCTGTGGCTGCTGCCGCAACCGCTGCCGCTGCCGGTGCAGCGCCACCGGCCCTGCCACGGCGGCCCGCTGGCGCTGCTGAGCCGCCCTGAGCGCATCGAGGCGGGCTGGTGGGACGGGGCGCTGGCCACGCGCGACTACTTTATCGCCGAGCGCGCCGACGGCCTGCGCTGCTGGATCTTCCGCGAGCGTCCGGGCCATGCCGCGCAGGACGATGGCGGCGAATACCGCTGGTTCCTGCATGGGTTGTTCGCATGA
- a CDS encoding DUF1484 family protein — protein MPSNTPAPQEPTLAQKAQLAENVAKVDRAQARPHAKAAPPPPSKAVTLEEQILEATDDILRVSAGLQSFLSLLDLQSDTIPQGIGLHALLLPLKQQLDESADRLQALV, from the coding sequence ATGCCAAGCAACACCCCGGCTCCCCAAGAGCCCACCCTTGCCCAAAAAGCTCAACTGGCCGAGAACGTGGCCAAAGTGGACCGCGCCCAGGCCCGCCCCCACGCCAAAGCCGCTCCGCCGCCACCCAGCAAAGCCGTCACCCTGGAGGAGCAAATCCTCGAGGCCACTGACGACATCCTGCGCGTCAGCGCCGGCCTTCAGTCCTTCCTGAGCTTGCTGGACCTGCAAAGCGACACCATCCCCCAAGGCATCGGCCTCCACGCCCTGCTTTTGCCGCTCAAGCAACAGCTGGACGAGAGCGCAGATCGCCTGCAGGCACTGGTCTGA
- the imuA gene encoding translesion DNA synthesis-associated protein ImuA: MTAPLHAAPPRAAEGLLFPAPAAPEPAGLAPAERQQALSALEQRYPGLWRAGQLGRAGGAAVCPTGYDALSAELPGGGWPAGGLTELLTTQGGAGEMRLLLPALRTLAGAGRRIALVAPPYLPNAMGLAAAGLPARQCYWVRPPAGSARAAQQADMLWAAEQVLRSQAFGGVLVWLPAARPEALRRLQVLAQASDAVAWALRPAAALRESSPAVLRLLLAPLPGNVLSITFHKRRGPVRDTPLLLRLDGMAAATRAAAWPVPAGAPASSEPLAQSSQLSSDAVLDRGAPAAPAAGRAAAQLA, translated from the coding sequence ATGACTGCGCCATTGCACGCAGCCCCGCCAAGGGCGGCGGAGGGTCTGCTTTTCCCTGCGCCGGCTGCCCCCGAGCCTGCCGGGCTTGCCCCGGCCGAGCGCCAGCAGGCGCTGTCGGCGCTCGAGCAGCGCTATCCCGGGTTGTGGCGCGCCGGCCAGCTGGGCCGCGCCGGCGGGGCCGCGGTGTGCCCGACCGGGTATGACGCGCTGTCGGCGGAACTGCCCGGCGGCGGCTGGCCGGCCGGCGGCCTGACCGAACTGCTGACCACGCAGGGCGGTGCGGGAGAAATGCGCCTGCTGCTGCCGGCGCTGCGCACGCTGGCCGGGGCGGGGCGGCGCATCGCGCTGGTGGCGCCGCCTTACCTGCCCAACGCGATGGGGCTGGCCGCGGCCGGGCTGCCGGCGCGGCAGTGCTACTGGGTGCGCCCCCCGGCCGGATCGGCCAGGGCCGCGCAGCAGGCCGACATGCTGTGGGCGGCCGAACAGGTGCTGCGCAGCCAGGCCTTCGGCGGCGTGCTGGTGTGGCTGCCTGCGGCGCGTCCCGAGGCGCTGCGGCGGCTGCAGGTGCTGGCGCAGGCCAGCGACGCGGTGGCCTGGGCGCTGCGCCCGGCCGCGGCGCTGCGCGAGTCGTCGCCCGCGGTGCTGCGGCTGCTGCTGGCGCCGCTGCCCGGCAACGTGCTGTCGATCACCTTCCACAAGCGCCGCGGGCCGGTGCGCGACACGCCGCTGCTGCTGCGCCTGGACGGCATGGCGGCGGCCACGCGCGCGGCCGCCTGGCCGGTCCCGGCAGGCGCGCCTGCCTCGTCTGAGCCGCTGGCTCAGTCTTCTCAGCTTTCTTCCGATGCCGTACTGGATCGCGGTGCACCTGCCGCGCCTGCCGCTGGACGCGCTGCAGCCCAACTGGCCTGA
- a CDS encoding DMT family transporter, whose product MSASSPSPRRIDWTTLFLLTFPPLSWAGNAIVGRLAAGTVPPVTLNWARWVLAGMVLAPFAWRGVVEHRAVLRRHAGVITAMGILSIASYNALQYLALTTSTPINVTLIGASTPLFLIVIGALCFGERVRPWHVAGALLCMVGVTFVLVRGELARLAQLDLVPGDLFMLAATIAWSAYTWLLRKQRPALPLPVLLFAQIVTGVLASAPVTAWELLTLEQPLQWSGKVAGILLYVATIPSLLAYFAWDRAIARAGAQLPVFFITLTPVFAALLSTVLLGDWPRWYHGVGLAAIAAGIWLAQRR is encoded by the coding sequence ATGTCCGCCAGCAGCCCCAGCCCCCGACGCATCGACTGGACCACCCTGTTCCTGCTGACCTTTCCGCCGCTGAGCTGGGCCGGCAATGCCATCGTGGGCCGGCTTGCCGCCGGCACGGTGCCGCCGGTCACGCTGAACTGGGCGCGCTGGGTGCTGGCCGGCATGGTGCTGGCCCCGTTTGCGTGGCGCGGCGTGGTCGAGCACCGTGCGGTGCTGCGCCGGCACGCGGGCGTGATCACCGCCATGGGCATCCTGTCGATCGCCAGCTATAACGCGCTGCAGTACCTGGCGCTGACCACCTCGACGCCGATCAACGTGACGCTGATCGGCGCGTCCACGCCGCTTTTCCTGATCGTGATCGGCGCGCTGTGCTTTGGCGAACGCGTCAGGCCCTGGCATGTCGCCGGCGCGCTGCTGTGCATGGTCGGCGTGACCTTCGTGCTGGTGCGCGGCGAACTGGCGCGGCTGGCGCAGCTGGACCTCGTGCCCGGCGACCTGTTCATGCTGGCAGCCACCATCGCATGGAGCGCCTATACCTGGCTGCTGCGCAAGCAGCGTCCCGCGCTGCCGCTGCCCGTGCTGCTGTTCGCGCAGATCGTCACCGGCGTGCTGGCCAGCGCGCCGGTAACGGCATGGGAGCTGCTGACGCTGGAACAGCCGCTGCAATGGAGCGGCAAGGTCGCGGGCATCCTGCTCTATGTGGCGACCATCCCGTCGCTGCTGGCCTACTTTGCCTGGGACCGCGCCATCGCGCGCGCGGGCGCGCAACTGCCGGTGTTCTTCATCACGCTGACGCCGGTCTTCGCCGCGCTGCTGTCCACGGTGCTGCTGGGCGACTGGCCGCGCTGGTACCACGGCGTCGGCCTGGCCGCGATCGCGGCGGGGATCTGGCTGGCGCAGCGGCGCTGA
- a CDS encoding helix-turn-helix domain-containing protein: MSLISQCRALREARGKSLGDLGRILGMAAQNLSAILLGKKDSRASTLEALAAALDAQWVLVPNERLAEVRQVLEGKGSGPDRGARAALDIFLDQQ; this comes from the coding sequence ATGTCATTAATTTCCCAATGCCGCGCGTTGCGCGAAGCCCGGGGCAAGAGCCTCGGCGACCTCGGGCGGATCCTCGGCATGGCGGCGCAAAACCTGTCGGCCATCCTGCTCGGCAAGAAAGACAGCCGCGCTTCCACCCTCGAAGCACTGGCCGCGGCGCTGGACGCGCAATGGGTGCTGGTACCCAACGAGCGGCTTGCCGAAGTCCGCCAGGTGCTGGAGGGCAAGGGCAGCGGCCCCGACCGCGGCGCCCGCGCCGCGCTCGATATCTTCCTGGATCAGCAATGA
- a CDS encoding zinc-binding dehydrogenase, with the protein MRTALQLRSQIKSSGELELSLESIDTPRPGQDEVLIRIEASPLNPSDLGLLFGAADMSTAKASGTAERPMVTARVPEGAMRSMAGRLDVSMPVGNEGAGVVVDAGSSPAAQALMGKTVAAIGGAMYSQYRCISADQCLVLPEGATPADGASSFVNPLTALGMVETMRLEGHSALVHTAAASNLGQMLNQICLKDGIKLVNIVRKQEQADLLKAQGAVHVCNSASPMFMQELTEALVATGATIAFDATGGGKLAGQILTCMEAALNKTAREYSRYGSTTLKQVYLYGGLDTSPTEFNRNFGMAWGMGGWLLFPFLQKIGRERANALKQRVVAELKTTFASHYSKEISLAEVLDLDVIAVYNKRATGEKYLINPNKGLAR; encoded by the coding sequence ATGCGCACCGCACTTCAACTTCGTTCGCAAATCAAGAGCAGCGGTGAACTCGAGCTGTCGCTAGAGAGCATCGACACGCCGCGGCCTGGTCAGGATGAAGTGCTCATCCGCATTGAAGCCTCTCCTCTCAACCCGTCCGATCTCGGCCTGCTGTTCGGTGCGGCCGACATGAGCACGGCCAAGGCCAGCGGCACGGCCGAGCGCCCCATGGTCACCGCGCGCGTTCCGGAAGGCGCGATGCGCAGCATGGCGGGCCGCCTGGATGTGTCCATGCCGGTTGGCAATGAGGGCGCGGGCGTGGTCGTCGATGCAGGCTCGTCCCCTGCGGCGCAAGCCTTGATGGGCAAGACCGTGGCTGCCATCGGCGGCGCGATGTACTCGCAGTACCGCTGCATTTCGGCGGACCAGTGCCTGGTCCTGCCCGAAGGCGCCACGCCAGCTGACGGCGCGTCGTCATTCGTCAACCCGCTCACCGCACTGGGCATGGTCGAGACCATGCGCCTCGAAGGACATAGCGCCCTGGTGCACACCGCCGCGGCCTCCAACCTGGGCCAGATGCTCAATCAGATCTGTCTCAAGGATGGCATCAAGCTGGTGAACATCGTGCGCAAGCAGGAGCAGGCGGACCTGCTCAAGGCACAAGGTGCGGTCCACGTCTGCAACTCCGCGTCGCCCATGTTCATGCAGGAGCTCACCGAGGCACTCGTCGCCACTGGCGCAACGATCGCGTTCGACGCCACGGGCGGCGGCAAGCTCGCCGGCCAGATCCTCACCTGCATGGAAGCGGCCTTGAACAAGACGGCCCGCGAATACAGCCGCTATGGCTCGACCACCCTCAAGCAGGTCTACCTCTACGGCGGCCTGGACACAAGCCCGACCGAGTTCAACCGCAACTTCGGCATGGCGTGGGGCATGGGCGGCTGGCTGCTGTTCCCGTTCCTGCAGAAGATCGGGCGCGAGCGGGCCAACGCGCTGAAGCAACGCGTGGTGGCGGAGCTGAAGACCACCTTTGCCAGCCACTACTCGAAAGAGATCTCGCTGGCCGAGGTGCTGGACCTGGACGTGATCGCCGTCTACAACAAGCGCGCGACGGGGGAGAAGTACCTGATCAACCCGAACAAGGGCCTGGCCAGGTAA
- a CDS encoding error-prone DNA polymerase yields MSAPPLPPSLSASLPGLLPALPDYVELHCISNFTFLTGASHPGELIERAFGLGYRGLALTDECSVAGTARAHDAIETLRKRLHDAVARSAARGEEGVDEPLLDDADAFGTGDDDPDFHASRHQRLQALARAADAFSLLIGSRFSLVPAEGAQQMPLRLVLIAQHREGFGNLSELITLGRRRAQKGSYRLHPEDLSAPAEDVAHLRGMPGCVALLLPDYCAEPELLLAQAEWCRAVFGERAWIALEQLQGHADALHRARLEAVSAQTGVPLAAAGAVTMHVRSRKPLSDVLTAIRLGQPLAECGMALAPNAEQHLRMRQVLSRLYPREALAQTLKIAQTCDFSLGMLRYEYPEELVPPGETPISYLRKEVERGKRERFPNGLKPEWDKQLDEELALIEEKHYEPFFLTVHDIVRFARSRGILCQGRGSAANSLVCFCLYVTEVSPEQANLLFGRFLSRERDEPPDIDVDFEHQRREEVIQYIYDKYGRHRAALAASLITYRSRSALRDVGRALGIDASVVEQVVKGQAWWDGGPGFVDKIARYGLDPESPAVQQWASLTAQLRGFPRHLSQHVGGFVIARHKLSRLVPIENAAMADRSVIQWDKDDLESLGLLKVDVLALGMLSAIRRALEMIPNPSPDPARAGLPARMEDIPKEDKPTYDMICKADTIGVFQIESRAQQSMLPRLQPREYYDLVVEVAIVRPGPIQGGMVHPYLKRREAFRRTRKPPVYFNQVIEKVLGRTLGVPIFQEQVMQLAIDAAGFSPGQADQLRRSMAAWRRRGDLRQHQDALVRALTGNGYPESFALAICKQIEGFGEYGFPESHAASFAKLVYVSSWLKRHHPAAFLCALLNSQPMGFYSPSQLVQDACRHGVEVLPVDVTVSRWESTLEPAAGAGDAHPRVRLGLSRVKGMREAAALRIEDACAQRPFDSVEDLVLRAALDRHDIDVLAASDALAPLAGHRRQARWQARAVAAHAAHRDLLYQAPPPEAALALPAPRLGEDVAADYASLGLSLKSHPLALLRPRLAAMRFATASQLARCGNGRRVRACGIVTVRQRPSTASGTIFATIEDETGSINLILWPDLVERQRKEVLGATLLGVVGTWQRQGDIQHLVAKELVDLSPMLGRLMVGSRDFH; encoded by the coding sequence ATGAGCGCGCCGCCTTTGCCCCCCTCGCTGTCTGCCTCGTTGCCGGGTTTGCTGCCGGCGCTGCCGGACTACGTGGAGCTGCACTGCATCTCCAACTTCACCTTCCTGACCGGCGCCTCGCATCCGGGCGAGCTGATCGAGCGCGCCTTCGGCCTGGGCTACCGCGGGCTGGCGCTGACCGATGAATGCTCGGTGGCCGGCACCGCGCGCGCGCACGATGCCATCGAGACGCTGCGCAAGCGCCTGCACGACGCGGTCGCGCGCAGCGCGGCACGCGGCGAGGAAGGTGTCGATGAACCGCTGCTGGACGACGCCGATGCCTTCGGCACCGGCGACGACGATCCCGATTTCCACGCCAGCCGCCACCAGCGGCTGCAGGCGCTGGCCCGCGCCGCCGATGCGTTCTCGCTGCTGATCGGCAGCCGTTTCAGCCTGGTCCCGGCCGAGGGCGCGCAGCAGATGCCGCTGCGGCTGGTGCTGATCGCGCAGCATCGCGAGGGCTTCGGCAACCTGAGCGAGCTGATCACGCTGGGCCGGCGGCGCGCGCAGAAGGGCAGCTACCGGCTGCATCCCGAAGATCTCTCCGCGCCGGCCGAGGACGTCGCCCACCTGCGCGGCATGCCCGGCTGCGTGGCGCTGCTGTTGCCCGACTATTGCGCCGAGCCCGAACTGTTGCTCGCGCAGGCCGAGTGGTGCCGCGCCGTGTTCGGCGAGCGCGCCTGGATCGCGCTGGAACAACTGCAGGGCCATGCCGATGCCTTGCACCGCGCGCGCCTGGAAGCGGTATCGGCCCAGACCGGCGTGCCGCTGGCCGCGGCCGGCGCGGTCACCATGCACGTGCGCTCGCGCAAGCCGCTGTCAGACGTGCTCACCGCGATCCGGCTGGGCCAGCCGCTGGCCGAATGCGGCATGGCGCTGGCGCCCAATGCCGAGCAGCACCTGCGCATGCGCCAGGTGCTGTCGCGCCTGTACCCGCGCGAGGCGCTGGCGCAGACGCTGAAGATTGCCCAGACCTGCGATTTCTCGCTGGGCATGCTGCGTTACGAATATCCCGAGGAACTGGTGCCGCCCGGCGAGACGCCGATCTCCTACCTGCGCAAGGAAGTCGAGCGGGGCAAGCGCGAGCGCTTTCCCAACGGCCTGAAGCCGGAGTGGGACAAGCAGCTGGACGAAGAGCTGGCGCTGATCGAGGAAAAGCACTACGAGCCGTTCTTCCTCACCGTGCACGACATCGTGCGCTTTGCGCGCTCGCGCGGCATCCTGTGCCAGGGGCGCGGCTCGGCCGCCAATTCGCTGGTGTGCTTCTGCCTGTATGTGACCGAGGTCAGCCCCGAGCAGGCCAACCTGCTGTTCGGCCGCTTCCTGTCACGCGAGCGCGATGAGCCGCCCGATATCGACGTGGATTTCGAGCACCAGCGGCGCGAGGAGGTGATCCAGTACATCTACGACAAATACGGCCGCCATCGCGCCGCGCTGGCGGCGTCGCTGATCACCTACCGTTCGCGCAGCGCCTTGCGCGACGTGGGCCGTGCGCTGGGCATCGATGCCAGCGTGGTCGAGCAGGTGGTCAAGGGCCAGGCGTGGTGGGACGGCGGCCCCGGCTTTGTCGACAAGATCGCCCGCTACGGGCTCGATCCCGAATCGCCGGCGGTGCAGCAGTGGGCCAGCCTGACCGCGCAGCTGCGCGGCTTTCCGCGCCACCTGTCGCAGCACGTGGGCGGCTTCGTGATCGCGCGGCACAAGCTGTCGCGGCTGGTGCCGATCGAGAACGCGGCGATGGCCGACCGCAGCGTGATCCAGTGGGACAAGGACGACCTGGAGTCGCTGGGCCTGCTCAAGGTCGACGTGCTGGCGCTGGGCATGCTGTCGGCGATCCGGCGCGCGCTGGAGATGATCCCCAACCCCAGCCCCGATCCGGCGCGCGCGGGGCTGCCGGCGCGCATGGAAGACATCCCGAAGGAAGACAAGCCAACCTACGACATGATCTGCAAGGCCGACACCATCGGCGTGTTCCAGATCGAGTCGCGCGCGCAGCAGTCGATGCTGCCGCGGCTGCAGCCGCGCGAGTACTACGACCTGGTGGTGGAAGTCGCCATCGTGCGGCCCGGCCCGATCCAGGGCGGCATGGTCCACCCCTACCTGAAGCGGCGCGAGGCCTTCCGCCGCACGCGCAAGCCGCCGGTCTACTTCAACCAGGTGATCGAGAAAGTGCTGGGCCGCACGCTGGGCGTGCCGATCTTCCAGGAGCAGGTGATGCAGCTGGCCATCGACGCGGCGGGCTTCTCGCCCGGGCAGGCGGACCAGCTGCGCCGCTCGATGGCGGCGTGGCGGCGGCGCGGCGACCTGCGCCAGCACCAGGACGCGCTGGTGCGCGCGCTGACCGGCAACGGCTATCCGGAATCCTTCGCGCTGGCGATCTGCAAGCAGATCGAGGGGTTTGGCGAGTACGGCTTCCCCGAAAGTCATGCCGCCAGCTTCGCCAAGCTGGTGTACGTGAGTTCCTGGCTCAAGCGCCATCACCCGGCGGCCTTCCTGTGCGCGCTGCTGAACAGCCAGCCGATGGGGTTCTATTCGCCGTCGCAGCTGGTGCAGGATGCGTGCCGGCACGGCGTCGAGGTGCTGCCGGTGGACGTGACCGTAAGCCGCTGGGAGAGCACGCTGGAGCCGGCCGCAGGCGCGGGCGATGCACATCCCCGCGTGCGCCTCGGCCTGAGCCGCGTCAAGGGCATGCGCGAGGCGGCCGCGCTGCGGATCGAAGACGCCTGCGCGCAGCGCCCGTTCGACAGCGTCGAAGACCTGGTCCTGCGCGCCGCACTGGACCGGCATGACATCGACGTGCTGGCCGCTTCCGACGCACTGGCGCCGCTTGCGGGCCATCGCCGCCAGGCCCGCTGGCAGGCCCGCGCGGTGGCCGCCCATGCCGCCCACCGCGACCTGCTGTATCAAGCCCCGCCCCCCGAGGCAGCGCTGGCGCTACCCGCGCCGCGCCTCGGCGAAGACGTCGCGGCGGACTATGCAAGCCTGGGGCTGTCGCTCAAGTCGCATCCGCTGGCCTTGCTGCGGCCACGGCTGGCGGCGATGCGCTTCGCCACCGCCAGCCAGCTCGCGCGCTGCGGCAACGGCCGGCGCGTGCGCGCCTGCGGCATCGTCACCGTACGCCAGCGCCCGTCCACCGCCAGCGGCACCATCTTCGCCACCATCGAGGACGAAACCGGCAGCATCAACCTGATCCTGTGGCCAGACCTGGTCGAGCGCCAGCGCAAGGAGGTGCTGGGCGCAACCTTGCTGGGCGTGGTGGGCACCTGGCAGCGGCAGGGCGACATTCAGCACCTGGTCGCCAAGGAACTGGTGGACCTGAGCCCGATGCTGGGACGGTTGATGGTGGGGAGCCGGGATTTTCATTGA